A genomic segment from Amycolatopsis camponoti encodes:
- a CDS encoding TetR/AcrR family transcriptional regulator, whose translation MTSFTDRTKASLRESLLDAAADLLPEAGYAGLRMADVAAKAGVSRQTVYNEFGNKAALTQAVALRTASEFLDGIRQRFETADGLLPGIHHAVVYTIEHARENRLVAAALGTEAGEDLLPLLTTRGEPILSAAAELAAEQYRELEPGLSAESAALLAETAVRLSLSHLVLSTHSAAEAADAVTAVLAPAIRQFVHNGVKR comes from the coding sequence GTGACCAGCTTCACCGACCGGACGAAGGCGTCCCTCCGGGAATCCCTGCTCGACGCCGCCGCGGACCTGCTGCCGGAGGCCGGCTACGCGGGACTGCGGATGGCCGACGTGGCGGCCAAGGCCGGGGTGAGCAGGCAGACCGTCTACAACGAGTTCGGCAACAAGGCGGCGCTGACCCAGGCGGTGGCGCTGCGCACCGCGTCGGAGTTCCTCGACGGGATCCGGCAGCGGTTCGAAACGGCGGACGGGCTCCTTCCGGGCATCCACCACGCCGTCGTCTACACGATCGAGCACGCGCGGGAGAACCGCCTGGTCGCGGCGGCGCTCGGCACCGAAGCCGGCGAGGACCTGCTACCCCTGCTCACGACCAGGGGCGAGCCGATCCTCAGCGCGGCCGCCGAGCTCGCCGCCGAGCAGTACCGCGAGCTCGAACCGGGCCTGTCGGCCGAATCCGCCGCTCTGCTCGCGGAGACCGCGGTGCGGCTTTCCCTGTCGCACCTGGTGCTCTCCACGCATTCGGCGGCGGAGGCGGCCGACGCCGTCACCGCCGTGCTGGCACCCGCCATCCGCCAATTCGTCCACAATGGAGTGAAACGATGA
- a CDS encoding HAD family hydrolase — translation MGITVGFDLDMTLIDARLGMAAAMNALGVESGLPLDGDAFAANLGPPLDDILRGFEAPEERIPGLVDRFRALYPDMVVPSTVALPGAVESLRAVREAGGRTLVVTGKYGPNAQLHVDALGLEVDEVVGELWSTRKAEALLAHDARVYVGDHAGDIRGALAAKAIAVGVTTGPCDRTLLLSEGAEVVFDSLTEFPDWFERTFAGSVVP, via the coding sequence GTGGGCATCACGGTGGGGTTCGACCTCGACATGACACTGATCGACGCGCGGCTGGGCATGGCCGCGGCGATGAACGCGCTCGGCGTCGAGTCCGGCCTGCCGCTGGACGGCGACGCGTTCGCGGCCAACCTCGGCCCGCCGCTGGACGACATCCTGCGCGGCTTCGAGGCGCCCGAGGAACGCATCCCCGGCCTCGTCGACCGGTTCCGCGCGCTGTACCCGGACATGGTCGTGCCGAGCACGGTCGCGCTGCCGGGCGCGGTCGAGTCCCTGCGGGCCGTACGCGAGGCGGGCGGGCGCACGCTGGTCGTCACCGGCAAGTACGGGCCCAACGCGCAGCTGCACGTCGACGCGCTCGGCCTGGAGGTCGACGAGGTCGTCGGCGAGCTGTGGTCGACGCGGAAGGCCGAGGCGCTCCTGGCGCACGACGCGCGCGTGTATGTCGGAGATCACGCCGGCGACATCCGCGGCGCGCTGGCCGCCAAGGCGATCGCGGTCGGCGTCACGACGGGCCCGTGTGACCGCACGCTCTTGCTGAGCGAAGGCGCCGAGGTGGTGTTCGACTCGCTGACGGAGTTCCCGGACTGGTTCGAGCGGACCTTCGCGGGGAGCGTGGTGCCCTAG
- a CDS encoding cold-shock protein, translating to MPTGKVKWYDAEKGFGFVTQDDGGADVYIRKAALPQGVEGLKAGQRLEFGVADGRRGPQALSVRLIDAPPSVVEARRRPAEELHGLIEDMIKLLELKVQPDLRRNRYPDRKHTKQIGEIMRAVARDIDP from the coding sequence GTGCCGACCGGCAAGGTCAAGTGGTACGACGCGGAGAAGGGCTTCGGGTTCGTCACGCAGGATGACGGTGGCGCCGACGTCTACATTCGCAAGGCCGCGCTGCCGCAGGGCGTCGAGGGGCTCAAGGCCGGGCAGCGGCTCGAGTTCGGCGTCGCCGACGGCCGCCGCGGGCCGCAGGCGCTCTCCGTCCGGCTGATCGACGCGCCGCCGTCCGTCGTCGAGGCGCGCCGTCGCCCGGCGGAGGAACTGCACGGCCTGATCGAGGACATGATCAAGCTCCTCGAGCTGAAGGTGCAGCCGGACCTGCGGCGCAACCGCTACCCGGACCGCAAGCACACCAAGCAGATCGGCGAGATCATGCGCGCGGTGGCCCGGGACATCGATCCTTAG
- a CDS encoding DUF2771 family protein: MRRSRVVALLAAGGFAVAGCSAPGPAEVTFYADGHTINTTPVLSCDYSQQLAQPCSAKGDTKTLKVRPGKPVQISVPGEVADAPWQIVYEYVTPQGEFKQSDPIPFTSLDRYAYTVTPPTPADRISAVDVQRYTAVLNSNTGESGLLPSDVWGLRLEA, encoded by the coding sequence ATGCGACGTTCCCGGGTGGTGGCCCTGCTTGCGGCCGGTGGGTTCGCGGTGGCCGGCTGCTCGGCGCCCGGCCCGGCCGAGGTCACCTTCTACGCCGACGGTCACACGATCAACACCACGCCGGTGCTGTCGTGCGACTACTCCCAGCAGCTCGCGCAGCCGTGCAGCGCCAAGGGCGACACGAAGACGCTGAAGGTCCGCCCGGGCAAGCCCGTGCAGATCTCGGTGCCCGGCGAGGTCGCGGACGCGCCGTGGCAGATCGTCTACGAGTACGTGACCCCGCAGGGCGAGTTCAAGCAGAGCGACCCGATCCCGTTCACCTCGCTGGACCGCTACGCCTACACGGTCACGCCGCCGACGCCCGCGGACCGCATTTCGGCGGTCGACGTGCAGCGCTACACCGCCGTGCTGAACTCGAACACCGGCGAATCGGGCCTGCTGCCCAGCGACGTGTGGGGTCTCCGGCTGGAGGCCTAA